One window of the Triticum dicoccoides isolate Atlit2015 ecotype Zavitan chromosome 3B, WEW_v2.0, whole genome shotgun sequence genome contains the following:
- the LOC119278884 gene encoding ankyrin repeat-containing protein ITN1-like isoform X2: MATNTSATDYSSAGTQPQMDRRLLEAATSGDPRRVKELVSRNPSIILGTTPQGNSCLHISSMHGHKEFCEDVLEIEESLLLNANFESFLSKLNLQGETPLVTAVTHGHAFVASFLVGRCHRLGLRQVILQQDKTGCNALHHAIHSGHKELALELIAAEPALSRDVNKFKESPLFLAVMRDFCDVVEKLVRITDSAHGGEFGLNALHGAVRNDNPVIARQIMETRPELAREGNTDLVTPIRMAVRYGKMRVVRELLRHDFSLGYEMHKNIFPLLNCAAAGGQVNVAQEILRHCPDAPYREIGGETRTCLHIAVLNNHIEFVKFILSTPYLQKLVNMQDSNRKTALHYAVQGCYPKIIAALLSHEDIDRAVLDNSAKPTAWELWINTYCAKSINWCLQNIHGDVKQGAINESSGVAKSPCPLLSFCL; this comes from the exons ATGGCAACCAACACTTCAGCAACAGATTATTCATCAGCAGGCACACAGCCACAGATGGACAGACGACTCCTGGAGGCAGCCACATCGGGTGATCCCAGGCGAGTCAAGGAATTAGTATCACGGAATCCAAGCATTATACTTGGAACCACTCCACAAGGAAACAGCTGCCTCCACATATCCTCTATGCATGGTCACAAGGAATTCTGCGAGGATGTGCTGGAAATAGAGGAGTCTCTCCTTTTAAATGCTAACTTTGAGTCTTTCCTCTCAAAGTTGAATCTTCAAGGGGAGACACCGCTTGTAACCGCCGTTACACATGGTCATGCCTTCGTGGCTTCTTTTTTAGTTGGACGCTGCCATCGACTAGGATTGAGACAGGTAATCTTGCAGCAAGACAAGACTGGTTGTAATGCACTGCACCATGCCATTCACAGTGGCCATAAGGAACTTGCCCTCGAGTTGATAGCAGCAGAGCCTGCTCTGTCACGAGATGTGAACAAATTTAAAGAGTCACCCTTGTTTCTCGCTGTCATGAGAGATTTTTGTGATGTGGTCGAGAAACTAGTCAGAATTACTGATTCTGCTCATGGAGGAGAGTTTGGCTTGAATGCTCTACATGGTGCTGTCAGAAATGATAATCCAG TTATTGCTAGACAAATTATGGAGACACGCCCTGAACTTGCCAGAGAAGGTAACACGGATTTGGTTACTCCAATAAGAATGGCGGTACGTTATGGCAAGATGCGCGTGGTGCGAGAATTGCTGCGACATGATTTTTCCTTAGGGTATGAAATGCACAAGAACATCTTTCCTCTGCTTAATTGTGCCGCAGCTGGAGGTCAGGTTAATGTTGCTCAAGAAATTCTCAGACATTGCCCTGATGCTCCTTATCGTGAAATAGGTGGTGAGACTCGGACATGCCTTCATATAGCTGTATTGAACAATCATATCGAGTTCGTTAAATTTATCCTGAGCACACCATATCTTCAAAAGCTTGTTAACATGCAAGACAGCAACAGAAAAACTGCGTTACATTACGCAGTCCAGGGGTGCTATCCTAAAATAATTGCTGCCTTACTGTCTCATGAGGATATAGACAGAGCAGTACTTGACAACAGTGCTAAACCAACAGCTTGGGAACTGTGGATCAATACGTATTGCGCCAAAAGCATAAACTGG